The proteins below come from a single Arthrobacter sp. B1I2 genomic window:
- a CDS encoding CsbD family protein — MGLGDKISNAAENLGGKAKEAAGNATDNDRLKAEGQADQVKADAKKVGESVKDEFKRD; from the coding sequence ATGGGCCTCGGAGACAAGATCAGTAACGCGGCAGAGAACCTTGGCGGCAAGGCCAAGGAAGCTGCAGGCAACGCAACCGACAACGACCGCCTCAAGGCAGAAGGCCAGGCCGACCAGGTCAAGGCGGACGCCAAGAAGGTGGGCGAAAGCGTCAAGGACGAGTTCAAGCGGGACTAG